A stretch of Pygocentrus nattereri isolate fPygNat1 chromosome 8, fPygNat1.pri, whole genome shotgun sequence DNA encodes these proteins:
- the lbx2 gene encoding transcription factor LBX2, giving the protein MTSSKDMKAGSVLQSSGEDRRRAPLDQLPPPANSNKPLTPFSIEDILNKPSVKKTVASLCPPRVLEKVSGSSSLRNGITTPSSPLCALEELASKTFKGLEVSVIQAAEGREHMNAFGQRQASKKRRKSRTAFTNHQIYELEKRFLYQKYLSPADRDQIAQQLGLTNAQVITWFQNRRAKLKRDLEEMKADVESLKKIPPHTLQKLVAMEDMDDAQGGSGPISPSLSPSSHGHRAFPQSPSSSRGQTTDEFSEEEEEEIEVDD; this is encoded by the exons ATGACCTCCAGTAAAGACATGAAGGCAGGCTCTGTTTTGCAGTCCAGCGGAGAGGACAGGAGACGGGCTCCTTTAGACCAGCTGCCGCCCCCGGCCAACTCCAACAAGCCTCTGACCCCGTTCAGTATCGAGGATATTCTCAACAAGCCCTCCGTGAAGAAGACGGTGGCGAGCCTGTGTCCGCCGCGCGTGCTGGAGAAAGTGAGCGGCTCGAGCTCGCTGCGGAACGGGATCACCACTCCCTCCTCGCCCCTGTGCGCGCTGGAGGAGCTCGCGAGCAAAACATTTAAAGGGCTTGAAGTCAGCGTTATACAAGCGGCGGAAG GTCGTGAACACATGAACGCCTTCGGTCAGAGACAGGCCTCGAAGAAGCGACGGAAGTCCCGCACGGCCTTCACCAACCACCAGATCTATGAACTGGAGAAGCGCTTTTTGTATCAGAAGTACCTGTCCCCGGCCGACAGGGACCAGATAGCCCAGCAGCTGGGCCTGACAAACGCGCAGGTCATCACCTGGTTCCAGAACCGGCGCGCCAAGCTCAAGAGAGACTTGGAGGAGATGAAGGCGGACGTGGAGTCCCTCAAGAAAATCCCCCCGCACACTCTGCAGAAACTGGTGGCCATGGAAGACATGGACGATGCTCAGGGCGGCTCTGGCCCAATTTCGCCCAGTTTATCGCCCTCCTCGCACGGCCACAGAGCCTTCCCCCAGTCCCCGTCCTCCTCCAGAGGCCAAACCACAGACGAGTTCtccgaggaggaggaggaagagatcGAAGTGGACGATTGA